A part of Botrytis cinerea B05.10 chromosome 2, complete sequence genomic DNA contains:
- the Bcnep2 gene encoding Bcnep2, whose protein sequence is MVAFSKSLQLSLSVLASTVIAIPTPSQLESRAVIDSDAVVGFAETVPSGTVGTVYEAYKPFLKVVNGCVPFPAVDASGNTGGGLSPTGSSNGGCSSSTGQVYVRGGQSGSNYAIMYSWYMPKDEPSTGIGHRHDWEGVIVWLSSATATTADNILAVCPSAHGGWDCSTDGYSLSGTSPLIKYESIWPVDHSMGLTSTVGGKQPMIAWESLPTAAQTALENTDFGAANVPFIPAVFTDNLAKATF, encoded by the exons ATGGTTGCCTTCTCAAAATCATTACAGCTTTCCCTTTCGGTCTTGGCATCTACAGTCATTGCCATCCCTACACCATCACAACTTGAGTCTCGGGCCGTTATCGATTCCGATGCCGTTGTAGGATTTGCCGAAACTGTTCCCAGTGGGACCGTAGGAACAGTTTATGAGGCATATAAACCATTCCTTAAAGTCGTAAATGGATGCGTACCATTCCCTGCCGTCGATGCATCGGGTAACACAGG TGGTGGTTTGTCACCAACTGGCAGTAGCAATGGTGGTTGCAGCAGCAGTACCGGTCAAGTATATGTTCGAGGAGGACAAAGCGGATCAAACTACGCCATCATGTACTCCTG GTACATGCCAAAGGACGAGCCCTCAACCGGTATTGGTCACCGTCACGATTGGGAAGGTGTAATTGTCTGGCTCTCCAGCGCCACCGCCACAACTGCCGACAACATCTTAGCCGTTTGTCCTTCCGCCCACGGAGGCTGGGATTGTTCCACGGATGGCTATTCCCTTTCTGGTACCAGCCCTCTTATCAAGTACGAAAGTATCTGGCCCGTCGATCACTCAATGGGTCTTACTAGTACTGTTGGTGGAAAACAACCTATGATTGCTTGGGAGTCTTTACCAACTGCTGCTCAAACTGCTCTTGAGAACACCGATTTCGGTGCTGCGAATGTTCCATTCATTCCGGCTGTTTTCACAGACAATCTTGCGAAGGCTACTTTCTAG